In Phycisphaerae bacterium RAS2, the DNA window GCCGCGCTGCGCGACCCGACATCGCCGCCGCGCCACAAGTCCGGCAGGAACGAGAAAACGACGACGGCAGCCGCGGTCGCCAGCATGCTGACGGTGGCGAGCCGAAAACCGCTGACATGCCGCGGCGCGGCCGCCGTCCTCGTGCCGGCAAAGTCGGCACGCAACGTGCGCTTCGCCAGGACGTCCAACATGCGATACTCGTTCAGCAGCTCGCGGGCCGCGGCGTCGGCCTGCAGGGCCGAGTCCAGTTCGCGCTGCTCCGCCGGGCTGATTTCGCCGTCAAGGTGACGCACGATCAACCGCTCGACGCGCGCATCGACCGTCAGACCGACCTGCGAATCCGCCTCCAGCGCGTCATTCCAATCCTGGTTATCCGTCGTTCGCATGTCCATTCGACACCCACCTCGCCGAGTCAGAAACCTGCATCAGCGTTCACTGATTCCCCACGCCATTCAGGGCCGAGCGCAACAGCCGCCTCGCCCGTACCAGCCGTGTCTCCACCGTATCGACCGGCAGACCCAGAGCCTCGCCGATCTGCGCGTACGACCAATCTTCCAGATGCTTCAGCACAAACGGCTCGCGATAAATCGCCGGCAACCCGTTGATCGCCGCCAGCATTCGGCTGTGTTCTTCGTTTCGCACGAGTCGCAGCGTCGGAGACTCGCTGCGGTCCGGCAGCGCCTGCTCGTCGACCGGAGCGCGCCGCCGTCGCTCTCGCGAGGATTTCTGCCCGGCGTCGATCGCGGCGTTTCGCGCGGTACGATATAGCCACGCGCGCCAGGCGGACGGATCGACCAGCGTCCCGATCTGCTGCCAGACCGTCGTCCACACCTGCTGGGCCACGTCTTCGACGGCTGACGTGTTGCCCAGCGCGCGATACACAACATGGCGAACCCAGCGGTCATGACGGCGAATCAGCGCGTCCAGCGCCGAGCGCGAACCCTGCTGTGCCGCGACGATCAACGCATGGTCGTCGTCGTTCAAACCCACCGTCATGATGGCGTCCACTCAACCTGATTCAGACGGGGAACAGACGGCCCCCCTGTCATGAATATGAACGGAATCGGGGCTCGGTTCGCTTGCGGGTTGGGCTCGTCGCGCCGGCAATTGTTCGTAACACTAGAAATGGCAGTCAGTTATCAGCCGGATGGCCGGTCACCATGCACGGGTTGGGTCGCCGGGGGCATGCCAGGATATCGCAGGCGCGGCAGGTATTGCTCGGCCGCCGGTCCCAGGGCGATCAATCCAAGCGTCATGACCGTCCAGAGAATGGCGGTGACAAGAAACGGGCGATCGTTGATCAGGACATCGGTCGGCCCGGTGCGATGGCCTTGTTCGATGACCGATGCATAACGAAAGATGGCGTAGAAGACGAGCGGCGTGGTGAAGACGAGCGACTTGGGCGAAGGCGTGTTGGGATCGAGGGTATAAAGCAGGAACGTCACGACGGCAATGCCGCCAGTGACCGAGAGCAGGTGTGCCAGCAGTTCGGGTGTGTAACCAACGAGCGACTTTCGATGGGCGTGCGCATCGCCCGTGCTCATGACGGCCAATTCGCAGCGCCGCTTGCCGAAGCCGAGAAATAGACAAAGTGTAAAAGTACAGACCACGAGCCACGCCGAGACTTCCACATCAATCGCCTGCGCCCCGGCCAGCGCCCGCAGCACGAAACCGATGGCGATCAGAATCACGTCGAGCAATACGAAGTGCTTGGCCCAGAGTGAATAAAAAAGATTGAGCGCGACGTAGGTGCAGGCTGTAAGCGCGAAGCCGCGGGGCAATTGCAGCGCTGCCGCAACTCCGCCGGCCGCGAGAACAATCGCGAACAGTCCGGCTTCCACCGGCGACAACGCGCCGCTGGCGATCGGGCGAAAGCGTTTGGTTGGGTGCAGCGCGTCCTCGCGCCGATCCAGGAGGTCGTTCAGGGCATACACCGACGCGGCAAGCAGACAGAAAATTCCGAAAGCGGCACAGGCCACGAGAATGGCCTGTGGATCGTCCCGGCGCGGCCCGAACACCAGCGCGCCGAATACGAATACGTTCTTGATCCACTGGGCCGGCCGCATCAGTTTTACGGCGGCTCCGATCTTTCTAATCAAGCCAGATTCTCCCGCGCCAGACCCTGCGGATGACACGGTACGCACGTCCCGCGCGGTCGTCAATCGCCGACCGGCGGCTTGAGCTTTCGCGACCGGATCCCTGGCGCCACTTCCCGACCCGGACCATGCCGCGCCGGTCTGGCCTCGTCGAATTGCAGGGGCCGGTCGAATTGAAGTCCCAGCTCAACAAGTCCGTCTTCGCGCGGTCGGCACTGACGGACCGTCACGCCGCGGTGAACCGGCCGACCGCTGATGCTGCGGTATGCGATCGAAGCCGACGTACCGACGTTGACCTCCTGATCGAACACGATGGCCACGCCGGTCCTGGAGATGTTCAGCACAGGGCACTCGGCATTGTCGACGCGTCCGCTCGCCCGTTCGAGCGTGAAACAGATCATGGCCGACCCTTGCGTGCGGCGCACCTCGCGCCGGCGGCATCGGACGGACGTGGCGGCCTTTGACTCGGGCACGATGATCGCGGAATGTTCGGGCGCGTCTTCGAGCGGGATGGGCGCGTTCAAATCGTCCGAGCCGTCCAGCGGAATGGAATCGTCAAACAACATGGCACATCCCCCCTTGCCTGCGCGCGACCGCGCGGCGATGCCAGGGTCCTCCGCGCGAAGTGATCGAGCCTGCCAAAGTCCGCACGCAATGAGCGCGCGGACTTTGCTCCGACCGAATCGAATATCGGATTGAAATCACGCGGCTGCCACGTCTTTTCCACAACGCCAACGGAAGCAACCGGAGCGGATGGATTCGCGGACGCACCCGCGGCGCGACATTATTGCCACTGACTTTGGGCGTTCTTACAATCCCAGCGAGCGCAATTCGATTCGACCGTTTGAAGGGTCGCACGCCAAGAAGGGAGCCATCGCCATGTCCAACCACGACATCATTGAGAAGCTGCAACTGGCCTACACCAAGGAGATGGAGACCGTCCTGAACTATGTCGCCAACAGCATCCACCTCGACGGCGTCCGCGCCGAGAAAATCAAGGAAGCACTGAAAGCCGACATCACCGAGGAGCTGAACCACGGCACGCTGCTGGGCAACCGAATCAAGACCATCGGCGGAAAAATCCCCGGCTCGCTTGAATTGAAGTTCAAGCAGTCGTACATGCAGCCGCCGGCCGACACGACGGATGTCGTCAGCGTGATCAAGGGCGTGATCCAGGCGGAGAACGACGCCTGTAACCTGTACCTTGAAATCATCAAACTCTGCGAGGGGCGCGACTACGTCACACAGGACCTGGCGATTACCATCATGGGTGACGAAGAGGAACACCGCCGGTCGTTTGAAGGCTTCCTGCGCGAGTACGCAAAGGGATCTGTCCGGGAGACGGCCTCAAGCCAGTGAGAAGAGCATGAGTGACGCCAAAGCCGCTTCACGCGTGAAACTCGAAACCGTCGAGCCGATGGGCAAGCGCGTGCTCATCCGCAAGGATGCCGACAAGAAGACGACCAAGGGCGGCATCCAGT includes these proteins:
- a CDS encoding Ferritin-like domain protein, with product MSNHDIIEKLQLAYTKEMETVLNYVANSIHLDGVRAEKIKEALKADITEELNHGTLLGNRIKTIGGKIPGSLELKFKQSYMQPPADTTDVVSVIKGVIQAENDACNLYLEIIKLCEGRDYVTQDLAITIMGDEEEHRRSFEGFLREYAKGSVRETASSQ
- the sigW_9 gene encoding ECF RNA polymerase sigma factor SigW, whose amino-acid sequence is MTVGLNDDDHALIVAAQQGSRSALDALIRRHDRWVRHVVYRALGNTSAVEDVAQQVWTTVWQQIGTLVDPSAWRAWLYRTARNAAIDAGQKSSRERRRRAPVDEQALPDRSESPTLRLVRNEEHSRMLAAINGLPAIYREPFVLKHLEDWSYAQIGEALGLPVDTVETRLVRARRLLRSALNGVGNQ
- a CDS encoding Decaprenyl-phosphate phosphoribosyltransferase, coding for MIRKIGAAVKLMRPAQWIKNVFVFGALVFGPRRDDPQAILVACAAFGIFCLLAASVYALNDLLDRREDALHPTKRFRPIASGALSPVEAGLFAIVLAAGGVAAALQLPRGFALTACTYVALNLFYSLWAKHFVLLDVILIAIGFVLRALAGAQAIDVEVSAWLVVCTFTLCLFLGFGKRRCELAVMSTGDAHAHRKSLVGYTPELLAHLLSVTGGIAVVTFLLYTLDPNTPSPKSLVFTTPLVFYAIFRYASVIEQGHRTGPTDVLINDRPFLVTAILWTVMTLGLIALGPAAEQYLPRLRYPGMPPATQPVHGDRPSG